The genomic segment GAAGCGCGACGGCTGCAGGTTCAACGAGCGCGCCTTGCTCATAAGATAATTCATCAGGAAGTTTGTGAACCATGTGATCACCAACGACTGTGAATTCTGAGAAACCACCGCCGCCACCTGATAAACCGTGAAAGCCGAGATACGGGCTTAAGTTATACTTTTCTTCTTTATATTCACCATCTGCATAAGGGGCTAATAATGGTTCAATTGCGACTCTGTCTCCAACGTTGACTCTTGTAACATCTTCCCCGACTGCGACAACTTCCCCAGCGAATTCGTGCCCCATAATGACAGGAGCGATATCTTTACTGATTGGATGAGGCTCTTTCGTAGGAATAAAAATAGGTCCTGCTAAATATTCGTGTAAATCACTACCGCAAATGCCACACCATTTGACTTTGACTTTCACATCACGGCTTGATACGACGTTTGGTTCGTTAACCTCTTCAACTCTTAAGTCTTTTGCTGCATGCCATACAGCTGCTTTCATTTACATTACCTCCTAAGAGATCATTAAGTGAGTTTTTTTCCTACATCTCTATTGTAACACTTTTATAGTAGAAAAGTATTATTTGCGTAATTGAATAACGATTATTTTTGATAAAACAAGCACTTTTACACAAAGATTTTTTAAATGTATGTTGAGAGTTTGGAGAAATTTGAAAAGTGTGTATATACAGAGAAGGGAATACCGTTTTTTGTTATTGTAGAAAAATTTCACGGGGATTCACTTGTTTAAACAGTGAATCCCCGTAAAGTGTGAGCAAGCTAACGAGACTTGAACAAAGAGGACCTTAGTATCAATGAGAACCTTCCATGAGCGCTAAAATCGCATCCTCCTGTTTGTTGATCTCGTTGTTATATTGCTTAGCTTCTTTAAAAGCTTCCTCTAACGTGCCACAAAAAGTGATACGTCCATTTGTTAGAATGGCAAAGCGATCACAGACCGTCAAAATTTCGTGCATATCGTGCGTTGTGTAAATCACAGTGAGTCCTTCCATCGCTTTCTCGCGCAACAAACGATTGATCTCATTCTTTGACGGCAGATCGATGCCGACCGTTGGCTCATCTAGTAAAACCACGGCAGGATGGTGGAGAAAAGCGATAGCCATATTCAATTTTCGTTTCATTCCACCTGATAATGTTCGAACTTTTTTTGTGAGCAGGTGATTAAGCCCGAATTCGGACGCTATTTGGGATACTTGCTCTTTTTTTAACAATGAGCCGGAGAGCCTTTGCCAAATTTTCAGGTTTTCTAGTACGCTCAAGTTTTGCCAAACGGCGATATCTTGAGGGACAAAGCCTAAACGGCTTCGCGCCTTTTTAGGGTCAATAGAAAGATCGATGCCATCAATCAATATGTGTCCATGATCTAATGGTTTTAACGTAGCAAGGGCGGAGAGTAGTGTTGACTTTCCAGCTCCATTTGGTCCAAGAAGACCAAACATTTCTCCTTGTTGAACGGTAAAAGAAACGTCTTGAATGATCGATTTGTGCTGAATGCTACACGATACGTGTTGAACGTCAATCACGTCAATCGCCTCGCTTTCCAATGAATTGCTGTGCTCAAACCTACAATGACGACAATCCAAACAGCGATCGGCAACAATTCTTTGTTAAAAATGCCTGCAAATGCTTGGATATATTCAGGAGAAGAACTTGGCAGCAGGACACCACTCGCCCAGATAAAGCCTATTGCAGTTCCAAAGGAAGCGAGCCAATAGCTCCCTTTAAAAGAACAGCAAAGACCGAGAAGTATGACAAATAAAAAGAGACTCGTAACGTAGATCAGGCAGGAGACAATTGTCCATAACAGCGAGATAGACTCTTGTTGAAAGTAGATGAGCAGCCCACCAATCACAGCATTACCTAAATGAAGCAACATCCAAAAGCTCCCTTTTTGCCGTAAGTAGTACGCGGCTCCTTTCATCGTCGTATTCATTCGCTGTAACAGTGTACGCTCCGAAAGTACCCAAGCTAGGGAAGCTGTAGAAATCATCCATGTGAACAATGTCCAAAACCCTTTGTATGGAGTGAAAAGGCTGATTTCCGTCGCTGAAGCATCTTCACCATACACCGTTTGAAAATCGATGGTCATTAAAGGGCCCGGCTCCCACTGGTCTTCCACATCATCATACGCTGCCTGCCAAAGTCGCGCTTCGTCCGTCACCTGATCAGAAAGGAGTTCGACAACTTGATTGGCTGTTTGGTGGCTAAAAATGAGACGCGCCAATTCTCCGCCAATCACTTCTCGAAGAATGCCGTCAGCAAATGTTGCTGGTGTCTCGACGAGTGTCAAAATCCCATCCGTATCCCCAGTATAAATTCGATGCGACAGGTCTTTTGGTAAAATGATTCCAGCATCTCCGGTTTGTGCAGCTAAAAGGTCTTCCATAGCGTCGTCTTGAGCAAGCATAGATACATCAATGAGCTCATTTTTCTGTATTCGCTCCTGCAAGAGAAGTGCTAATTCATCATCGTCTTCAGACATGTCCTGCCAAAGCAATGGAATCGCTGTCTCAGTTTCAGCAGCTGTCAAAAAAGGCGCTGTCCATAGTGTAAGCAAAAGCGGGAGGATAAGAATAGAAAGAGCCATTGGCCATGAGCGCTTGCTAAATGCCGTGATGAACGTTTTCATTCTCGTCCTCCTAACGATAATTGCCTACGCCCTGTGACTACGGTCAGGATTGCATAAGAGATCGAAAGTGTAAGCCCCCAAGACAAAATGCTTACCGATAAAAATGTTTCGTCGTTTTGGCTGGCGTGCATAAACGAAAGGATATGGGATGTGACCAGTCCTTGAGAAACCCACTCCAACCAATCTGGTAAAAAAGAAACGGGCAACAGAAACCCTGAAGCAATGAGGGAAATGATGACCCACCCGGTACCGACAGACACGTAAAGTGAATCTGAAAAGAGCAATTTTAAACATGCAAACCATAACGTTAATACAACTGGTCCCAAAAGAGCCGCTCCTAGAGAAAGTGGAAGGTGAGCTACTTGAGTTACGAATCCCCATAAAATGAATCCAGCAATCACATTGAACAAGAGAGCCACGAACAGTCGACAAAGTGTCTCCATCCAAAAGGGCGTATTCATGAGCCGTAAGCGCAGAGATAAACCAGAGGAGTGTGTTTTTTGTAATAAAAAAAACGTACCAAAAGCCCAGCTTAACCAGACAAGGGCGATGACCGAAAAGCTGTAATATGTCTTTGGTTCGGATAAGTACAGTGGATCGTATGATTCTTTTTGGAACCATTGTCCGCGGTTAATCACTGCTGCCCCATAGCTAAACACATTTTGCTGAAACACTTGCTGAATCTGCTCTCGAGGGGCTCCATACTCAGTTAAAAATGAATGAGTTGTATTAATGGCACTTTGTGCGGCAGAAATGTATGATGTCGCCGATTCCATAATGTAACGAATAACTGCTACTTCGAGTGGGTAATCTGCATGACCGGTCACTTCCACTGGCGTGTTCATTCCTCGCGACACATCGTTACCAAAACCTACTGGTAAACGAATGACAGCTGCTACTTCTTCAGAAGCAAGCATATTTGCTGCTTTTGCTTGATCTACTTTAGTGATGTTCACGATGTCATCTAACGCTTCATTTGCAAATAATTGTTTAATCGCCAAG from the Litoribacterium kuwaitense genome contains:
- a CDS encoding ABC transporter ATP-binding protein, producing MIDVQHVSCSIQHKSIIQDVSFTVQQGEMFGLLGPNGAGKSTLLSALATLKPLDHGHILIDGIDLSIDPKKARSRLGFVPQDIAVWQNLSVLENLKIWQRLSGSLLKKEQVSQIASEFGLNHLLTKKVRTLSGGMKRKLNMAIAFLHHPAVVLLDEPTVGIDLPSKNEINRLLREKAMEGLTVIYTTHDMHEILTVCDRFAILTNGRITFCGTLEEAFKEAKQYNNEINKQEDAILALMEGSH
- a CDS encoding ABC transporter permease, which encodes MRRLLSLSWLELSTLRSHPLAWVALALVPPFFFVGVLLFAASFFASDHDFQVKTALVDEDDSLETRLAIKQLFANEALDDIVNITKVDQAKAANMLASEEVAAVIRLPVGFGNDVSRGMNTPVEVTGHADYPLEVAVIRYIMESATSYISAAQSAINTTHSFLTEYGAPREQIQQVFQQNVFSYGAAVINRGQWFQKESYDPLYLSEPKTYYSFSVIALVWLSWAFGTFFLLQKTHSSGLSLRLRLMNTPFWMETLCRLFVALLFNVIAGFILWGFVTQVAHLPLSLGAALLGPVVLTLWFACLKLLFSDSLYVSVGTGWVIISLIASGFLLPVSFLPDWLEWVSQGLVTSHILSFMHASQNDETFLSVSILSWGLTLSISYAILTVVTGRRQLSLGGRE